The region CTTGTTCGCCGAGACGACCTCGTCGGGCGCGCCGAACGTATCGCAGCCGGGCCTGAACGGCGCGGGCACGCTCAAGCAGGGCTACGTCGAATCGTCGAACGTGAACGTCGTGCAGGAGCTCGTCAACATGATCCAGACGCAGCGCGCGTACGAAATCAACAGCAAGGCCGTGACGACGTCCGACCAGATGCTGCAGACCGTCACGCAGATGTCGCGCTAACCGGCCCCGGGTCAGAAGCCATGAAGCAGGTTCGTTTCCTCCCGCAGCCGGCGCGCCGCGCGCGCGGCGGCCGTGCGCCGCCCGGGCGCCGCCGCGCTCGCGGCCGCCGCGCTCGCGCTCGCGGGCTGCGCGCAGATTCCGCGCGAGCCGATCACGCAGCAGCCGATGTCGGCGATGCCGCCGATGCCGCCCGCGATGCAGGCGCCGGGCTCGATCTACAACCCGGGCTACGCGGGCCGGCCGCTCTTCGAGGATCAGCGCCCGCGCAACGTCGGCGACATCCTGACGATCGTGATCGCGGAGAACATCAACGCGACGAAGTCATCGGGCGCGAACACGAACCGGCAGGGCAACACGAGCTTCGACGTGCCGACCGCGGGCTTCCTGGGCGGCCTCTTCAACAAGGCGAACCTGTCCGCGCAGGGCGCGAACAAGTTCGCGGCGACGGGCGGCGCGAGCGCGGCGAACACGTTCAACGGCACGATCACCGTGACGGTGACGAACGTGCTGCCGAACGGCAACCTCGTCGTGAGCGGCGAGAAGCAGATGCTGATCAACCAGGGCAACGAATTCGTGCGCTTCTCGGGCATCGTCAATCCGAACACGATCTCGGGCCAGAACTCGGTGTACTCGACGCAGGTCGCGGACGCGCGCATCGAGTATTCGGCGAAGGGCTACATCAACGAGGCCGAGACGATGGGCTGGCTGCAGCGTTTCTTCCTCAACATCGCGCCGTGGTGAAGACGATGCGTACCTTGTTCGCGCGCGTCGTGCGCCCCCTCGTTGCTGCGCGTCGCCGGGCGGCGGCGTGCTGCGCGCTCGCCGCGTGCATGCTCGCGCTCGCGTTCGCGCCCGCCGCGGCGCGCGCGGAGCGCCTGAAGGACCTCGCGCAGATCCAGGGCGTGCGCGACAACCCGCTGATCGGCTACGGCCTCGTCGTCGGCCTCGACGGCACGGGCGACCAGACGATGCAGACGCCGTTCACGACGCAGACGCTCGCGAACATGCTCGCGAACCTCGGCATCTCGATCAACAACGGCTCGGCCAACGGCGGCGGCTCGTCGGCGATGACGAAC is a window of Burkholderia mallei ATCC 23344 DNA encoding:
- the flgH gene encoding flagellar basal body L-ring protein FlgH, with the translated sequence MRRPGAAALAAAALALAGCAQIPREPITQQPMSAMPPMPPAMQAPGSIYNPGYAGRPLFEDQRPRNVGDILTIVIAENINATKSSGANTNRQGNTSFDVPTAGFLGGLFNKANLSAQGANKFAATGGASAANTFNGTITVTVTNVLPNGNLVVSGEKQMLINQGNEFVRFSGIVNPNTISGQNSVYSTQVADARIEYSAKGYINEAETMGWLQRFFLNIAPW